AGTAGCTGAATATTTTGGATTTTATCCTCAATGTTTTGCTACTCTTACTTGTATAATTATAACTTTTGAAAATTTAAATGGCGAAATTATTTCTTTAGTGAGAAGAGTAAAATCAAGAAATACTAATCTTGATAAGGTATATAAAGTCTCTACACTAATAAAAAATATTGGAAATTATGATATTGAGAATCTAGAAAAAGAACTAGAAAATATAACTAAGGAAAAACCATATTCTTTTTTAGTAAACATTGCAGGAAATTGTATAGGGGCTTCATTTTTTTCCATACTTTTTTTAGGAAATATAAATGATTTTTTAGCTTCTTTTTTATCTGGATTAGCTATAGCAATATTCTCAAAAATTTCAGATAAACTTAATTTAGGAACTTTTTTTACTAATTTACTTTGTGGATTTATAGCTACAGTGGTAGCCTGTTTTTTTCATTATACAGGACTTACTGTAGGGGCATCAATTACAATTATATCAACATTAATGATATTAGTACCAGGAGTTGCATTTATTAATTCTATGAGAGATATTTTTGCTGGAGATTTAGTTACAGGTATGTCTAGACTTATGGAAGTTGCTATGATAGGAACTTCTATTGCTGTAGGTTCTGGAGTAGCATTAAATATTTTCTTAAGATTAGGAGGTACAATATGATAGATATATATTTTAATAATTGGATAGTGCAGATAATAGCAGCTATAATAACTACTATTGGTTTTGGAATAATGTTTAATATTAAAAATAGAAATCTTTTTCACACAGGGATAGCAGGTGGAATAAGTTGGGTTGTATATCTTTTAGGAAAAAATTATAATTTGACAGATGGACCAAATTACTTTATAGCAACGTTATGTCTTTCTCTTTATTCAGAGATAGTTGCTAGAAAATTAAAAACACCAGTAACAACTATATTAATAGCAGCTTTAATACCTCTTGCACCTGGAGGTGGAATTTATTATATGATGTATAATCTTATTAATAAAAATTATCCTCTTGCACTTGAGAAAGGAATAAGTACTTTTATTATAGCTGGCGCTATGGCAGTAGGAATATTTACTGCTACAAATATTATGAGAATTTTTAAAGAAAATACAAGAAAGTAGAAAAAAAGGGGCTGTGTTTGTAACAGCCCCTTTTTTAGTTTACTAATAGAAATGAGAAATAACTTTAATTAGTAAAAAAGTTTACAAATTAGTTTAATAATGATTGTTCTAAAACAATAAAAATGATATTTTATATATACAAATAAAATGAAAAAAGAGTTATACTTAGCACATAAGACTAACTATTAAATGTCAAATCAAAAATAAAAAAATTTAATTTAAATTTGTTAATTTAGAAATTTACATCACAAAATGAAGGTTTAGTTAGAACCTTTTGACAGTATTAAAATTTATGAACAATTAGACTACTGTACTGTATCTTTCATTTGTTTTTTCTAAGTGAAAAATAAGTCTAACTAATTTTTTTACTACATGAGATATTGCTACATAATAATGTTTGCCTTCTACTCGTTTCTTTTTCAAATATTGAGAAAATGTTGGTTCCCAATAGCTTACATAGATGGCTGCATTAAAACAAAGCAAACCTTAGGTATTTTGAGCCTCGTTTTTCCATCTTCGCATTGGAAGAATACATATTACCTGATTGATAGGTTGATGGAGATAATCCTGCGAAAGCTAGTAACTTATCAGGAGAAGAAAAATTTTTAAAATCTCCTATTTCTGCCAATATTTGAGCTCCTGTTGATAAACCTATTCCTGGAATTGTCAATATTGGAGAATTGATTTTATTCATAATAATTTTTATCTCTTCTTCAATTTCATTGATTTCAGAAGTTAATTCTTTAATTAGCTTAATCGTATGTTTAAGTTCTAAGGATTTTGCAGGCATATTCGAACCTATGGAGTTCTTTGCGGCTTCACGAATCAAGACAGCTTTATCTTTTGTATAATGACCTTTAGAGGTTGTATTAAGTAAATTTGTTAGTCTAGTTAAATGGGCTTTACTTATCGCATGAGCACTAGGAAACTCATATAAAAGTGCATAAATAGAGTTCATTTGTAAGGTTGGTACCAATTTTTCAAGTTCAGGGAAAAGAATTGTAACAAGTCTTGATATAGAAATTTTGAGTTTTGCTCTTTCTTGAACTTTAGTAAAACGATAACGAGTTAGTGATTTTAACTCTTCATTGTGGTATAATGTATTTGAATAGGGCTTTAAGCTCACATCAGACATTAACATACTTGCAATGATGCGGGAGTCAACTTTATCCGTTTTCGTCTTTCTAAGGCTTAGACTTTTTCTATAAAGATTTGAATGTAACGGATTGATAACATAGGGAGTCAGACCTTTATCAAGAAGATAACCCAAGATATTGTAAGAATAGTGTCCTGTGGCTTCAAGTCCTATTTTTACATTATCGAAATTATCTATAACAGATAATATCTTCTCATAAAGCTGATTAAAGCCTTCCATGTTATTAGCAATAGTAAATGATTTGAATAATACTTCTCCTTCAGAAGTCATAATATAGCAATCATGCTTATCTTTTGCGACATCAACTCCAACTAAAATCATACAAGCCTCCTTGAATAAAAAAGAATTTGATACTGTTTTAGACCACGGTAACTCTTTAAGATTGTAACCTCGTTCTAAATAAACCATCAAAGTGGTATCTAACTAATTAACAAATGAATAAAGAGCCTGTGGTTAGAGCCTTAATAAAACCATTAAAATGGTAGGAGTGATAAACTAATCCACAGTATCTAATAATAGTATATTACATAAAATTTAAAATAGATTAGTAATTAGTAAATTATTATATAAATATTATACGAGGAGTGACAAATATGAGAAAAGATAATAAAGAAAAAATCTTATATTATATATTTGTAAATAAAAAAGCTACAAGAAATGAGTTAACTAAATTTTTAAATATTTCCAAAATGGGAGTAAGCAAATTAGTAACTAATTTAATAGAAAGAAAATTGATTTTTGAAGATGAAGTAGTAGAAAAAAATAGTGTTGGAAAAAAGGAAAGATATTTAAAAATAAATAGAGAGATAATAAAAAATATTTTAACCATTTATTTTGGATTAGATAAAGTAGTACTATCTTTGATGGATGTAGATGGAAATGAAAAAAAGGGATTTAATCTTTTAGTAGAAGAGAATATTAGTATTTTAAAAGCAACTAAAAAGATAATACGAGATATTTTATCTGAAAATGAAGTAATGTTAATTAGTATAGGAATGAATGGAATAGTTGATTCTGAAAAAGGAATTGCTAAAATATCTACTTATTATCATTGGAAAAATATAAATTTAAAAGAGATATTTGAAGAGGAATTTGGTATATCAGTATTTTTAGAAAATGGGGTAAATATGATAGCTTACTCTCAAATTGAAGAACATCAAAATGAGAGCTTTGCAATTCTTAATATAGAAAATGGAGTAGGATCTACAATAGTTAGATATGATAGAGAAAAAAATCAAATAAATTTAGAAACAAAGGAAATAGGGCATATTCCTTTTGACTTTTCAGAAAATTCTTTAATTTGTGTTTGTGGAAATAAAGGTTGTGTTGAAACTATTATGGCAAATTGGAGAATAGAGGAAAAGATAAAGAAAAATTATGGACTAGACTTAACTTATGAAG
Above is a window of Fusobacterium mortiferum ATCC 9817 DNA encoding:
- a CDS encoding threonine/serine exporter family protein; this translates as MDKKFEYRVLNLAGDVGEALLENGSEVYRVENSVCAVAEYFGFYPQCFATLTCIIITFENLNGEIISLVRRVKSRNTNLDKVYKVSTLIKNIGNYDIENLEKELENITKEKPYSFLVNIAGNCIGASFFSILFLGNINDFLASFLSGLAIAIFSKISDKLNLGTFFTNLLCGFIATVVACFFHYTGLTVGASITIISTLMILVPGVAFINSMRDIFAGDLVTGMSRLMEVAMIGTSIAVGSGVALNIFLRLGGTI
- a CDS encoding threonine/serine exporter family protein; amino-acid sequence: MIDIYFNNWIVQIIAAIITTIGFGIMFNIKNRNLFHTGIAGGISWVVYLLGKNYNLTDGPNYFIATLCLSLYSEIVARKLKTPVTTILIAALIPLAPGGGIYYMMYNLINKNYPLALEKGISTFIIAGAMAVGIFTATNIMRIFKENTRK
- a CDS encoding IS110 family RNA-guided transposase; the encoded protein is MILVGVDVAKDKHDCYIMTSEGEVLFKSFTIANNMEGFNQLYEKILSVIDNFDNVKIGLEATGHYSYNILGYLLDKGLTPYVINPLHSNLYRKSLSLRKTKTDKVDSRIIASMLMSDVSLKPYSNTLYHNEELKSLTRYRFTKVQERAKLKISISRLVTILFPELEKLVPTLQMNSIYALLYEFPSAHAISKAHLTRLTNLLNTTSKGHYTKDKAVLIREAAKNSIGSNMPAKSLELKHTIKLIKELTSEINEIEEEIKIIMNKINSPILTIPGIGLSTGAQILAEIGDFKNFSSPDKLLAFAGLSPSTYQSGNMYSSNAKMEKRGSKYLRFALF
- a CDS encoding ROK family transcriptional regulator codes for the protein MRKDNKEKILYYIFVNKKATRNELTKFLNISKMGVSKLVTNLIERKLIFEDEVVEKNSVGKKERYLKINREIIKNILTIYFGLDKVVLSLMDVDGNEKKGFNLLVEENISILKATKKIIRDILSENEVMLISIGMNGIVDSEKGIAKISTYYHWKNINLKEIFEEEFGISVFLENGVNMIAYSQIEEHQNESFAILNIENGVGSTIVRYDREKNQINLETKEIGHIPFDFSENSLICVCGNKGCVETIMANWRIEEKIKKNYGLDLTYEEILKKANKNEKMFRKEIMDMITPLSSLILWLDILGGVEKIIITGKITYLEDFFWKELRRVIKNNLLIKEKEIEIIKREYSENIILKGALRYGIDNFINSKYFKSIMKESEKVE